In Onychostoma macrolepis isolate SWU-2019 chromosome 04, ASM1243209v1, whole genome shotgun sequence, one DNA window encodes the following:
- the slco1c1 gene encoding solute carrier organic anion transporter family member 1C1: protein MPRNCIRETSPKENEIFLWKMDPPNKERRSPENGPSSARPCCSSLKMFLVALSFAYFAKALSGSYMKSTITQLERRFDIPSYLIGVIDGSFEIGNLLVIAFVSYFGAKLHRPKIIAIGCLLMSLGTFLIALPHFIIGRYKFETSIRSSVNSSSNLSPCPVSSGVPATAPSTTAGPSSGCEHESRLSMWIYVFLGNILRGIGETPVQPLGISYIDDHALEENAAFYIGCVQTISVIGPVFGYLLGSVCAKIYVDIGFVNMESISITPGDARWVGAWWLGYLIAGFITLLSAVPFWFLPKSLPLPERRLAKYSPEQTSFIKDSPLLEHKYQADEPTNFLEMAKDFLPTLRSLLGNPVYFLYLCVTIIQFNSLIGMVTYKPKYIEQHYGQSASKANFLMGVINIPAVALGMFSGGVIMKKFKLSIMGAAKFALGTSLLGYFLSLFFFAMGCENASVAGITRSYNGTESLYKEDKYLLASCNAICDCPRTNWDPVCGENGLTYISPCLAGCRTSHGSGMDTVFEQCSCVAVGNHTASAGQCNNRDSCHRVFPYFLALSVITSFIISLGGTPGYMLLIRCIRPQLKSLALGFHTLTTRTLAGIPAPIYFGAIIDTTCLKWGHKKCGGRGACRIYNTTAYRIAYLGLTLGLRTASFFLCFLGLVVLRRHIQRQERNTLANGGTGAVAGELQALRKEENNSCNSEQCPRTADYDPERETRL, encoded by the exons ATGCCAAGAAACTGCATTAGAGAGACATCACCCAAAGAAAACGAGatctttttgtggaaaatggACCCGCCGAATAAGGAGAGAAGGTCACCAGAGAATGGCCCCAGCTCGGCTCGGCCCTGTTGCTCAAGCCTCAAG ATGTTCCTCGTGGCCTTGTCCTTTGCCTACTTCGCCAAGGCATTATCCGGGAGCTATATGAAAAGCACAATAACTCAGCTGGAAAGACGCTTCGACATCCCCAGTTACTTAATAGGTGTCATTGATGGCAGCTTTGAGATAG GTAACTTGTTAGTGATCGCCTTCGTGAGTTACTTTGGTGCCAAACTTCACCGTCCGAAGATCATCGCCATCGGCTGCCTGTTGATGTCACTTGGGACTTTTCTAATTGCCTTGCCGCATTTTATAATCGGACG CTACAAGTTTGAAACATCGATTCGATCGTCAGTGAACTCGAGCAGTAACCTCTCTCCATGTCCAGTGAGTTCTGGCGTTCCGGCCACAGCTCCCAGCACTACTGCAGGACCGAGCTCAG GTTGCGAACACGAGTCCAGGTTGTCCATGTGGATCTATGTTTTCCTAGGGAATATCTTGCGAGGAATCGGCGAGACCCCAGTGCAGCCTTTGGGAATCTCATACATCGATGATCACGCTCTGGAGGAGAACGCAGCCTTCTACATCG GATGCGTCCAGACGATATCAGTCATCGGCCCGGTGTTTGGCTACCTGCTGGGGTCCGTCTGTGCCAAGATATACGTGGATATTGGATTTGTCAACATGG AGAGCATTAGCATCACCCCGGGAGATGCACGCTGGGTAGGCGCCTGGTGGCTGGGATACCTTATTGCAGGATTCATCACCCTGCTCTCGGCGGTGCCGTTTTGGTTCTTGCCCAAGTCTTTGCCCCTGCCAGAGAGACGGCTTGCCAAGTATTCTCCAGAGCAGACCAGCTTCATCAAAGACTCGCCCCTGCTGGAGCACAAGTACCAGGCAGACGAGCCAACCAACTTCCTAGAAATGGCCAAAG ACTTTTTGCCAACGCTGAGATCCCTTTTGGGGAACCCAGTCTACTTCTTGTATCTCTGCGTCACCATCATCCAGTTCAACTCTTTGATCGGGATGGTGACATACAAGCCAAAATACATCGAGCAACATTACGGACAGTCAGCGTCCAAAGCCAACTTCTTAATGG GAGTGATCAACATCCCAGCCGTAGCCTTGGGAATGTTCTCGGGGGGTGTGATCATGAAGAAGTTCAAGCTGAGCATCATGGGAGCAGCCAAGTTTGCGCTGGGAACGTCTCTCCTGGGCTACTTCCTGTCGCTTTTCTTCTTCGCCATGGGATGTGAGAATGCCAGCGTGGCCGGCATCACCAGGTCGTACAATGG GACGGAAAGTCTGTACAAAGAGGACAAATATCTCTTAGCGTCCTGCAACGCAATCTGTGACTGTCCCAGAACAAACTGGGACCCCGTGTGCGGTGAGAATGGCCTCACCTACATCTCCCCCTGCCTGGCTGGATGCCGGACGTCCCACGGCTCTGGAATGGACACG gtGTTCGAGCAGTGCAGTTGTGTAGCAGTCGGGAATCATACGGCCAGTGCGGGCCAATGCAACAACAGAGACAGCTGCCACCGAGTCTTCCCCTACTTCCTGGCTCTGTCTGTCATCACTTCCTTTATCATCTCGCTGGGAGGAACGCCGGGATACATGCTGCTCATCAG ATGCATCAGACCCCAGCTGAAGTCCTTAGCTTTGGGTTTTCACACATTGACGACGCGCACTCTAG CTGGAATTCCAGCTCCCATATACTTCGGAGCCATCATAGACACCACCTGTCTGAAATGGGGTCACAAGAAATGCGGAGGGAGAGGAGCCTGTCGAATCTACAACACTACTGCCTACAG GATAGCATATCTGGGCTTGACGCTGGGCTTACGGACCGCTTCCTTCTTCCTGTGCTTTCTCGGTCTGGTGGTGTTACGACGGCACATTCAGCGGCAAGAGCGCAACACGCTGGCAAATGGAGGCACGGGGGCCGTGGCCGGCGAACTGCAGGCCCTCAGGAAAGAAGAAAACAACAGCTGTAACTCGGAACAATGCCCACGGACCGCAGATTACGACCCGGAGCGGGAGACGCGTCTGTGA